The Calonectris borealis chromosome 13, bCalBor7.hap1.2, whole genome shotgun sequence genome contains a region encoding:
- the LOC142087561 gene encoding transforming growth factor beta activator LRRC32-like: MLFFEHRLAERGCLLLWLLPSVLRVQSNGEARPRSTPCQQSPTKVSCKGVGLRKFPKELGQGVKYLELSNNFIQNLSGSHMPGFGQLEYLDVCFNQLEAVSATTLAQLPQLRSLLLGSNHLDRNYLANGRAFRLLRNIEVLDLSANNLESHMAGWYVSNLTRLRMLDLAGNKMTRLPAGIFWSTPRLRELDLSDNYIMEIEEGAFEALEELEVVNLALNSLHCISGFSLTQLRVLNLSHNALELFVSEEGAEPYLLQVLDLSHNRLLYFPALPKAHYLTHLNLSNNLIASLLPGSRHPGEFVLRYEEMARFNRTSHAAAALTHVADLDLSNNRLQLFPFTFFHSLGSLHSLSLAMNCLQDVAGESLASGTEPSDRSPAPPERAALSVRSLDLRGNAIRVLPHWFFDSLPQLETIDLGSNSLQPCESQGSHRGGNSGGGSRVPAPGGTCTPFYNVPRLKHLSLRKNNITRLHPYAFNQTSLLSLDLSGNKDLFVPKEALGGLEFSLQKLSLRGNQMDDSKAELPCLDTLKVLDLSGNNFSLLPTGLFCSPLESLDVRNNNLLTLEKPALASWSRSLKDVSVAGNPFSCCSLAWLDTLRAAGVGVRDLDEALCAYRDESRNFSAKISSSPRWLCPRPKDTGSLALLVVMMSLFFLSSGACCLLKKGQKSPGCVGLRSNRVGVFPPCPKREEPAEARPADSVTKV; the protein is encoded by the exons ATGCTCTTCTTTGAACACCGGCTGGCTGAAAGAGGATGcttgctgctctggctgctcccgtCTGTTCTCAGAGTCCAGTCTAACGGGGAGGCGAGGCCCAGGTCCACGCCGTGCCAGCAG AGCCCCACGAAGGTGTCTTGCAAAGGGGTTGGCCTGCGCAAGTTTCCAAAGGAACTTGGCCAAGGAGTTAAGTACCTCGAGCTCTCCAACAACTTCATCCAAAACCTGTCGGGCAGCCACATGCCAGGGTTTGGGCAGCTTGAGTACCTGGACGTGTGCTTCAACCAGCTGGAAGCCGTGTCAGCCACGACCCTggctcagctgccccagctgcgCTCTCTCCTCCTGGGATCGAACCACCTGGACCGCAATTACCTCGCTAACGGGCGAGCCTTTCGTCTGCTCAGGAATATAGAGGTCCTGGACCTGTCGGCAAATAACCTGGAGAGCCACATGGCAGGCTGGTACGTCAGCAACCTCACCAGGCTGAGGATGCTCGATCTCGCCGGGAATAAGATGACCAGGCTGCCGGCAGGGATCTTCTGGAGCACGCCACGGCTGCGCGAGCTCGACCTCAGCGACAACTACATCATGGAAATCGAGGAGGGAGCTTTTGAGGCTCTGGAAGAGCTGGAGGTGGTGAACTTGGCTTTGAATTCCCTCCACTGTATCTCTGGCTTCAGCCTCACGCAGCTGCGAGTTTTAAATCTCAGCCACAATGCCCTGGAGCTCTTCGTCTCGGAGGAGGGAGCGGAGCCCTACCTGCTTCAAGTGCTCGACTTGAGCCATAACAGACTCCTCTATTTTCCAGCGCTCCCCAAAGCCCATTATCTCACACACTTAAACCTCTCCAACAACCTTATTGCTTCCCTGCTCCCAGGCTCACGCCATCCGGGGGAGTTTGTACTGCGCTACGAGGAGATGGCGAGGTTTAACAGGACCTCGCATGCCGCGGCTGCTCTGACACATGTGGCTGACTTGGATCTCAGCAATAACCGGCTGCAGCTGTTCCCATTTACCTTCTTCCACAGCCTGGGCTCTCTGCACAGCCTCAGCCTGGCTATGAACTGCCTCCAGGACGTAGCCGGGGAGTCGCTCGCCAGCGGCACGGAGCCCAGCGACCGCTCGCCCGCACCGCCGGAGCGCGCCGCCCTCTCCGTGCGCTCGCTGGACCTCCGCGGCAATGCCATCCGCGTGCTGCCACACTGGTTTTTCGATTCCCTGCCTCAGCTGGAAACAATCGATCTGGGTTCCAACAGCCTCCAGCCTTGCGAGAGCCAGGGGAGCCATCGGGGAGGGAATTCGGGAGGGGGCTCTCGCGTGCCAGCCCCGGGAGGCACCTGCACCCCCTTCTACAACGTGCCTCGCTTGAAGCATCTGAGTCTTCGCAAGAACAACATTACCAGGCTGCACCCCTACGCCTTCAACCAGACCTCGCTGCTCTCCCTAGACCTGTCGGGGAACAAGGACCTGTTCGTGCCCAAGGAAGCCCTGGGGGGGTTGGAGTTCTCCCTGCAGAAACTCTCTCTGAGGGGCAACCAGATGGACGACAGCAAGGCAGAGCTCCCCTGCCTGGACACACTCAAAGTCTTGGACCTCTCAGGCAATAATTTCAGCCTTTTGCCCACAGGTCTTTTCTGCTCCCCGCTGGAAAGCCTGGATGTTCGCAACAACAACCTGCTGACGTTGGAAAAGCCGGCGCTCGCCAGCTGGTCCCGCAGCCTGAAGGACGTGTCCGTCGCTGGAAACCCCTTCAGCTGTTGCTCGCTGGCCTGGCTGGACACGCTGCGGGCGGCCGGCGTGGGCGTGCGGGACCTGGACGAAGCCCTCTGCGCCTACCGGGACGAGAGCAGGAACTTCTCAGCCAAGATAAGCAGCAGTCCTCGGTGGCTTTGTCCACGTCCCAAGGACACCGGCTCTCTGGCTCTGCTCGTGGTCATGATGagccttttctttctcagctcCGGGGCTTGCTGCCTTCTGAAGAAAGGGCAGAAGTCGCCGGGGTGCGTGGGACTCCGCAGCAACAGGGTGGGGGTCTTCCCCCCCTGTCCCAAAAGAGAGGAGCCAGCCGAGGCGAGGCCAGCAGACAGCGTCACCAAAGTgtag
- the LOC142087562 gene encoding protein Wnt-11b-like isoform X2, which translates to MGRPTAAAALLCQLGLSTAIQWLGLTESGSGVAWNESHHCRLLAGLVPDQFQMCRRNLEVMHSIVRAARQTKSVCQKTFADMRWNCSSIQRAPSFGPDLLKGTRESAFVYALAAAAVTHAIAQACTSGELPLCSCGSVPSEVPGPDFRWGGCGDNLHYGLQLGSAFADSPLKSSKLGTQALKATNLHNNAVGRQVLSDSLDTKCKCHGVSGSCSVKTCWKGLPNLGEIGSDLKSKYLAAIKVTHRLIGPRKQLIPKEMDVRPVKETDLVYLINSPDYCTPNLHLGSLGTQDRQCNKTSVGSDSCHLMCCGRGYNTYTEEVVERCHCKYHWCCYVVCKKCRRKVERGKYRSSALCSI; encoded by the exons ATGGGccgccccaccgccgccgccgccctgctcTGCCAGCTGGGGCTGTCCACGGCCATCCAGTGGCT AGGGCTGACGGAGAGCGGCAGCGGGGTGGCCTGGAACGAAAGCCACCACTGCCGGCTGCTCGCCGGGCTGGTGCCCGACCAGTTCCAGATGTGCCGCAGGAACCTGGAGGTCATGCACAGCATCGTCCGGGCCGCCCGCCAGACCAAGAGCGTCTGTCAGAAGACCTTTGCAGACATGAGGTGGAACTGCTCCTCCATCCAACGTGCCCCCAGCTTTGGCCCCGACCTGCTGAAAG gaaCCCGGGAATCCGCCTTCGTCTACGCCCTGGCTGCTGCCGCCGTCACGCACGCCATCGCCCAAGCCTGCACCTCGGGAGAgctccctctctgctcctgcgGCTCCGTCCCCTCGGAGGTCCCCGGGCCCGACTTCAGATGGGGCGGCTGCGGGGACAACCTGCACTACGGCCTCCAGCTTGGCAGCGCTTTTGCTGACAGTCCCTTAAAATCCAGCAAGCTGGGGACACAAGCGCTCAAGGCCACGAATCTGCATAACAATGCGGTGGGCCGGCAG GTGCTGAGTGACTCCCTGGATACCAAGTGTAAATGCCACGGTGTTTCAGGCTCCTGTTCGGTGAAGACCTGTTGGAAGGGACTGCCAAACCTGGGTGAAATTGGCTCTGACCTCAAGTCCAAGTACCTGGCAGCCATCAAGGTGACCCACCGGCTCATAGGGCCCAGGAAGCAGCTGATACCCAAAGAAATGGATGTCAGGCCAGTGAAAGAGACGGATCTGGTTTATCTCATCAACTCTCCCGACTACTGCACGCCGAATCTCCACCTGGGGTCTCTGGGGACACAGGACAG GCAGTGCAACAAGACCTCCGTGGGCAGCGACAGTTGTCACCTGATGTGCTGCGGCCGCGGCTACAACACCTACACGGAGGAGGTGGTGGAGAGGTGTCACTGCAAGTACCACTGGTGCTGCTACGTGGTGTGCAAGAAGTGCCGGCGGAAGGTGGAGAG GGGCAAATACCGGTCCAGTGCCCTTTGCAGCATCTGA
- the LOC142087562 gene encoding protein Wnt-11b-like isoform X1, which produces MLPGTHLQQGSRPQSLGRGGSWPGSTTCLFAKTSVPHDSVPPPPASPRPGAVTASRAKGCGSSRGQLVEPSVEVDQVQRPGSSLPRATCDWSEWPRESLILLGTAVPGPRGLTESGSGVAWNESHHCRLLAGLVPDQFQMCRRNLEVMHSIVRAARQTKSVCQKTFADMRWNCSSIQRAPSFGPDLLKGTRESAFVYALAAAAVTHAIAQACTSGELPLCSCGSVPSEVPGPDFRWGGCGDNLHYGLQLGSAFADSPLKSSKLGTQALKATNLHNNAVGRQVLSDSLDTKCKCHGVSGSCSVKTCWKGLPNLGEIGSDLKSKYLAAIKVTHRLIGPRKQLIPKEMDVRPVKETDLVYLINSPDYCTPNLHLGSLGTQDRQCNKTSVGSDSCHLMCCGRGYNTYTEEVVERCHCKYHWCCYVVCKKCRRKVERYVCK; this is translated from the exons ATGCTCCCAGGCACCCACCTGCAGCAGGGATCCCGTCCACAATCGCTGGGACGTGGCGGGAGCTGGCCGGGAAGCACGACCTGCCTCTTCGCCAAGACGTCGGTGCCACATGACAGCGTGCCACCGCCGCCTGCGTCACCACGACCCGGCGCTGTCACAGCCTCCCGGGCAAAAGGATGTGGCTCCTCACGCGGTCAGTTGGTAG AGCCCTCGGTGGAAGTGGACCAGGTTCAGAGACCAGGTTCATCTCTGCCACGTGCCACCTGTGATTGGAGCGAATGGCCCAGAGAGAGTTTGATCTTACTCGGGACAGCAGTACCAGGACCCAG AGGGCTGACGGAGAGCGGCAGCGGGGTGGCCTGGAACGAAAGCCACCACTGCCGGCTGCTCGCCGGGCTGGTGCCCGACCAGTTCCAGATGTGCCGCAGGAACCTGGAGGTCATGCACAGCATCGTCCGGGCCGCCCGCCAGACCAAGAGCGTCTGTCAGAAGACCTTTGCAGACATGAGGTGGAACTGCTCCTCCATCCAACGTGCCCCCAGCTTTGGCCCCGACCTGCTGAAAG gaaCCCGGGAATCCGCCTTCGTCTACGCCCTGGCTGCTGCCGCCGTCACGCACGCCATCGCCCAAGCCTGCACCTCGGGAGAgctccctctctgctcctgcgGCTCCGTCCCCTCGGAGGTCCCCGGGCCCGACTTCAGATGGGGCGGCTGCGGGGACAACCTGCACTACGGCCTCCAGCTTGGCAGCGCTTTTGCTGACAGTCCCTTAAAATCCAGCAAGCTGGGGACACAAGCGCTCAAGGCCACGAATCTGCATAACAATGCGGTGGGCCGGCAG GTGCTGAGTGACTCCCTGGATACCAAGTGTAAATGCCACGGTGTTTCAGGCTCCTGTTCGGTGAAGACCTGTTGGAAGGGACTGCCAAACCTGGGTGAAATTGGCTCTGACCTCAAGTCCAAGTACCTGGCAGCCATCAAGGTGACCCACCGGCTCATAGGGCCCAGGAAGCAGCTGATACCCAAAGAAATGGATGTCAGGCCAGTGAAAGAGACGGATCTGGTTTATCTCATCAACTCTCCCGACTACTGCACGCCGAATCTCCACCTGGGGTCTCTGGGGACACAGGACAG GCAGTGCAACAAGACCTCCGTGGGCAGCGACAGTTGTCACCTGATGTGCTGCGGCCGCGGCTACAACACCTACACGGAGGAGGTGGTGGAGAGGTGTCACTGCAAGTACCACTGGTGCTGCTACGTGGTGTGCAAGAAGTGCCGGCGGAAGGTGGAGAGGTATGTCTGTAAATAA
- the LOC142087562 gene encoding protein Wnt-11b-like isoform X3, whose amino-acid sequence MGRPTAAAALLCQLGLSTAIQWLGLTESGSGVAWNESHHCRLLAGLVPDQFQMCRRNLEVMHSIVRAARQTKSVCQKTFADMRWNCSSIQRAPSFGPDLLKGTRESAFVYALAAAAVTHAIAQACTSGELPLCSCGSVPSEVPGPDFRWGGCGDNLHYGLQLGSAFADSPLKSSKLGTQALKATNLHNNAVGRQVLSDSLDTKCKCHGVSGSCSVKTCWKGLPNLGEIGSDLKSKYLAAIKVTHRLIGPRKQLIPKEMDVRPVKETDLVYLINSPDYCTPNLHLGSLGTQDRQCNKTSVGSDSCHLMCCGRGYNTYTEEVVERCHCKYHWCCYVVCKKCRRKVERYVCK is encoded by the exons ATGGGccgccccaccgccgccgccgccctgctcTGCCAGCTGGGGCTGTCCACGGCCATCCAGTGGCT AGGGCTGACGGAGAGCGGCAGCGGGGTGGCCTGGAACGAAAGCCACCACTGCCGGCTGCTCGCCGGGCTGGTGCCCGACCAGTTCCAGATGTGCCGCAGGAACCTGGAGGTCATGCACAGCATCGTCCGGGCCGCCCGCCAGACCAAGAGCGTCTGTCAGAAGACCTTTGCAGACATGAGGTGGAACTGCTCCTCCATCCAACGTGCCCCCAGCTTTGGCCCCGACCTGCTGAAAG gaaCCCGGGAATCCGCCTTCGTCTACGCCCTGGCTGCTGCCGCCGTCACGCACGCCATCGCCCAAGCCTGCACCTCGGGAGAgctccctctctgctcctgcgGCTCCGTCCCCTCGGAGGTCCCCGGGCCCGACTTCAGATGGGGCGGCTGCGGGGACAACCTGCACTACGGCCTCCAGCTTGGCAGCGCTTTTGCTGACAGTCCCTTAAAATCCAGCAAGCTGGGGACACAAGCGCTCAAGGCCACGAATCTGCATAACAATGCGGTGGGCCGGCAG GTGCTGAGTGACTCCCTGGATACCAAGTGTAAATGCCACGGTGTTTCAGGCTCCTGTTCGGTGAAGACCTGTTGGAAGGGACTGCCAAACCTGGGTGAAATTGGCTCTGACCTCAAGTCCAAGTACCTGGCAGCCATCAAGGTGACCCACCGGCTCATAGGGCCCAGGAAGCAGCTGATACCCAAAGAAATGGATGTCAGGCCAGTGAAAGAGACGGATCTGGTTTATCTCATCAACTCTCCCGACTACTGCACGCCGAATCTCCACCTGGGGTCTCTGGGGACACAGGACAG GCAGTGCAACAAGACCTCCGTGGGCAGCGACAGTTGTCACCTGATGTGCTGCGGCCGCGGCTACAACACCTACACGGAGGAGGTGGTGGAGAGGTGTCACTGCAAGTACCACTGGTGCTGCTACGTGGTGTGCAAGAAGTGCCGGCGGAAGGTGGAGAGGTATGTCTGTAAATAA